One window from the genome of Paraclostridium sordellii encodes:
- a CDS encoding GntP family permease: MNVQISTLGAIVGLCMAIFLIIRKFQPVYSLMLGALVGGLVGGLNLTETVEVMMSGAKDISPSILRVLTSGVLAGILIKTGAVDKISEEIIRVLGKKHAILALALSAMILAGVGVNLDVAIITVSPIALSIGKKLNYSKLAILLAMVGGGKAGNIISPNPNTIAISENFNIDLAKLMFANFIPSIFGLIVTIIICNLILFKGDKIQEEDLQSQREDLPSFTSAIIGPLSAIILLSLGTFTKIQIDPLIALPLGGFIGLISMKKVKFFNEYMSYGLSKMIGVAILLLGTGTLAGIIKNSEVQQTTINLLNMLDMPEVLLAPISGMLMSLATASSTAGATIASATFADTIIGVGISPIAGGAMINAGSSVFEHLPHGSLFHSSAGGINMRIEERFKLIPYEIIVGFIMTMVSTIIYGLF; the protein is encoded by the coding sequence TTGAATGTACAAATTAGTACTTTAGGAGCAATAGTTGGATTATGTATGGCTATATTTTTGATTATAAGAAAGTTTCAACCAGTGTATAGCTTAATGCTAGGAGCATTAGTAGGAGGACTTGTAGGAGGACTTAACTTAACTGAAACTGTTGAAGTAATGATGAGTGGAGCTAAGGATATCTCACCTTCTATACTTAGAGTATTAACATCTGGAGTATTAGCTGGGATACTTATAAAAACTGGTGCAGTTGATAAAATATCTGAAGAGATTATAAGAGTTCTGGGGAAAAAACATGCTATACTTGCCCTAGCTTTATCAGCTATGATTTTAGCAGGGGTTGGAGTTAATTTGGATGTGGCTATTATAACTGTATCACCGATTGCTTTATCTATAGGTAAAAAACTAAATTATTCTAAATTAGCTATTTTATTAGCTATGGTTGGAGGTGGAAAGGCAGGAAATATCATATCTCCAAATCCTAATACAATAGCTATATCAGAAAACTTTAATATAGATTTAGCAAAATTAATGTTTGCAAATTTTATACCTTCTATATTTGGACTTATAGTTACTATAATAATATGCAATTTAATTTTATTTAAGGGAGATAAAATACAAGAAGAAGATTTACAAAGTCAAAGAGAGGACTTACCAAGTTTTACTTCAGCTATAATAGGACCTTTAAGTGCAATAATATTATTATCATTAGGGACTTTTACAAAAATTCAAATAGATCCTTTGATAGCACTTCCACTAGGAGGGTTTATAGGCCTTATTTCAATGAAAAAAGTTAAATTTTTTAATGAATATATGTCTTATGGACTAAGTAAAATGATAGGCGTTGCTATATTATTATTAGGAACAGGAACTTTAGCTGGTATAATAAAAAATTCTGAGGTACAACAAACAACTATAAACTTACTTAATATGCTTGATATGCCAGAAGTTTTATTAGCACCTATTTCGGGGATGCTTATGTCATTAGCTACAGCTTCTTCGACAGCAGGAGCAACCATAGCGTCTGCTACTTTTGCAGATACTATAATAGGAGTTGGAATAAGTCCTATTGCAGGAGGAGCTATGATAAATGCAGGATCAAGTGTATTTGAACATTTACCTCATGGATCTTTATTTCATTCAAGTGCAGGCGGTATAAATATGAGAATAGAAGAGAGGTTTAAGCTTATACCTTATGAAATTATTGTAGGGTTTATAATGACTATGGTAAGCACAATCATATATGGCTTATTTTAA
- a CDS encoding CD0519/CD1768 family membrane protein, which yields MEVTTSRENTINEEISSDKRKVKAVSTETFVFIGVLLIGFGYVGSKMGMGLMFKSIMNTAHDLLLNTVFLIMALAVLAGALSTLLSEFGVTSLLNKLFAGFMKPLYNMPGASIAGAVTTYLSDNPAIIAFANDKSFTKYFKNYQIPALCNLGTSFGMGLIVTTFMMTQGAEYVAPALVGNLAAIIGSIISVRIMLIFTKKYYNYNPKTEVKASGKIDAMEYREIRNGSLFQRVLDSMLEGGKNGVELGMAIIPGVLVVCTLVMLLTFGPSVDPKTGAEIYTGAAYEGIALLPALGNKLMFILGPLFGFTNPQAMAFPITSLGAVGAAMSLVPKFISEGVITPNDIAVFTAMGMCWSGYLSTHVGMMDALNARDLTSKAIISHTIGGLCAGISAHFIYILIF from the coding sequence ATGGAGGTTACTACGAGTAGGGAGAACACCATTAATGAGGAAATTTCTAGTGACAAACGAAAGGTAAAAGCTGTAAGCACAGAAACATTTGTGTTTATAGGAGTTTTATTAATTGGGTTTGGATATGTAGGTAGCAAAATGGGGATGGGGCTTATGTTTAAGTCTATAATGAATACAGCCCACGATTTATTATTAAACACTGTATTTTTAATAATGGCATTAGCAGTTCTTGCAGGAGCACTAAGTACACTACTTTCTGAGTTTGGAGTTACATCACTTCTTAATAAATTGTTTGCAGGTTTTATGAAACCGTTATACAACATGCCTGGAGCTAGTATAGCCGGAGCAGTAACTACTTACTTATCAGACAACCCAGCTATAATAGCATTTGCTAATGATAAAAGTTTCACTAAATATTTTAAAAATTATCAAATACCAGCTTTATGTAATTTAGGAACATCATTTGGTATGGGACTTATAGTTACAACTTTTATGATGACTCAGGGAGCAGAATATGTTGCACCTGCATTAGTTGGAAATTTAGCTGCAATTATAGGTAGTATAATAAGTGTTAGGATAATGCTTATATTCACTAAAAAATATTATAATTATAATCCAAAAACTGAAGTAAAGGCATCTGGCAAAATTGATGCTATGGAATATAGAGAAATAAGAAATGGAAGCTTGTTCCAAAGAGTTTTAGATTCTATGCTAGAAGGTGGAAAAAATGGAGTGGAACTAGGTATGGCAATAATACCAGGAGTTTTAGTTGTATGTACACTAGTTATGCTTTTAACATTTGGACCATCAGTAGATCCTAAAACAGGAGCAGAAATTTATACAGGAGCTGCATATGAAGGAATAGCTTTACTTCCTGCTTTAGGTAATAAATTAATGTTTATATTAGGACCATTATTTGGATTTACAAATCCACAAGCAATGGCATTCCCTATAACATCATTAGGTGCAGTTGGAGCTGCAATGAGTTTAGTTCCTAAGTTTATAAGTGAAGGGGTTATAACTCCTAATGATATAGCAGTATTTACAGCAATGGGTATGTGCTGGAGTGGATACTTAAGTACACATGTAGGTATGATGGATGCATTAAATGCAAGAGATCTTACAAGTAAAGCGATAATATCTCATACTATAGGTGGATTATGTGCAGGTATATCAGCACACTTTATATATATACTTATATTCTAA
- a CDS encoding FAD-dependent oxidoreductase has protein sequence MELKSLELKKDLYWVGSLDPSLRVFDIIMYTPYGTTYNSYVLKANEKTILFETVKAKHFDSYLARLESLNIDLEKIDYIVVSHTEPDHAGSVERILKLSPKAKVIASQNAINYLKEIVNCDFNYIKVEDNDELKIGNKTLKFYSVPLLHWPDTIYTYIKEDEVLVTCDSFGSHYSCEGIINTKIENKDHYMEALRYYYECIMGPFKPYVLKAIDKIRALKLDIICPGHGPVLVENPREIVDIYEKWSKEEIVIPRKDITICYVSAYGYTEELAQNIKKGIEEHSDYDVKMYDVIHHDIAEILNSITYSQGVLFGTPTINGDALKPIWDILVNLNPIVHGTKLAAAFGSYGWSGEGIPNVMDRLRQLRMKTIEPLVVNFKPSEKDLYEAQLLGKKFVEKTIDAYTKKEGSKKWKCVICNEVFEGDEAPDVCPVCGAKHDQFIEVIEEEISYKNDTNESFVIVGNGAAGFYAADAIRKRNNTAKITMISNEDELTYFRPALSDFINEEVKDKDFYVVDKSWYNENNIDVILGVTVNKINENSKKVNLDNNTEVSYDKLILANGSSNFIPPIKGHDLDGVYTLRNKSDLEKIKNNLNNANKIVVIGGGLLGLEAAYEMKLAQKDVTVIEAMPNLLSKQLDKDGSLILENILKENGLNLMTNTFLESIEGEEKVTKVIFKDGSYLDADMVLFSIGVRSNTSITKETNIKIDKGIIVDKNMKTSVNDIYACGDVAEIDSMVWAIWPAAIDMGKVAGANACGDNTSFKVENYSVMLDVFDTKVFSIGDIKNSNGCISLNNDNKYKKLFFKDDILTGAIFINDLSSNVKTISLILEKANISEVINSNLL, from the coding sequence ATGGAATTAAAATCACTTGAATTAAAAAAAGATTTATATTGGGTGGGATCGCTTGATCCAAGTTTAAGAGTGTTTGACATAATAATGTATACACCGTATGGAACGACATATAATTCATACGTTTTAAAAGCTAATGAGAAAACGATATTATTTGAGACAGTTAAAGCTAAGCATTTTGACAGTTATTTAGCTAGACTTGAAAGTTTAAATATAGATTTAGAGAAAATAGATTATATAGTAGTTAGTCATACTGAACCAGATCATGCAGGAAGTGTTGAACGAATATTAAAATTATCTCCAAAGGCAAAGGTTATAGCATCCCAAAATGCAATAAATTATTTAAAGGAAATAGTCAACTGTGATTTTAATTATATAAAAGTAGAAGATAATGATGAACTAAAAATTGGCAATAAAACATTAAAGTTTTATTCTGTTCCACTGCTTCACTGGCCAGATACTATATACACATATATAAAAGAAGATGAAGTATTAGTTACTTGTGATTCATTTGGTAGTCATTATAGTTGTGAAGGAATAATAAATACTAAAATAGAAAATAAAGATCATTACATGGAAGCTTTAAGATATTATTATGAGTGTATAATGGGGCCATTTAAACCATATGTATTAAAAGCTATAGATAAAATTAGAGCTTTAAAACTAGATATTATATGCCCAGGACATGGACCAGTATTAGTTGAAAATCCAAGAGAAATTGTAGATATATATGAAAAATGGAGTAAAGAAGAAATTGTAATACCAAGAAAAGATATAACTATTTGTTATGTAAGTGCATATGGTTACACGGAAGAATTAGCTCAAAATATTAAAAAAGGAATAGAGGAGCATAGTGATTACGATGTAAAAATGTATGATGTTATACATCATGATATTGCAGAGATTTTAAATTCTATAACATATTCACAAGGTGTATTATTTGGAACACCTACAATAAATGGAGATGCATTAAAACCTATATGGGATATATTGGTTAATTTAAATCCTATAGTACATGGTACAAAATTAGCAGCAGCTTTTGGATCTTATGGATGGAGTGGAGAAGGAATTCCAAATGTTATGGATAGGTTAAGACAGCTTCGTATGAAAACTATAGAACCATTAGTTGTAAACTTTAAACCAAGTGAAAAAGATTTATATGAAGCTCAGCTTTTAGGTAAAAAGTTTGTTGAGAAAACTATAGATGCTTATACTAAAAAAGAAGGTAGTAAAAAATGGAAATGTGTAATTTGTAATGAAGTATTCGAAGGTGATGAAGCTCCTGATGTTTGTCCTGTATGTGGAGCAAAGCATGACCAATTTATAGAAGTTATAGAAGAAGAAATATCTTATAAAAATGATACAAATGAAAGTTTTGTTATAGTTGGGAATGGAGCAGCAGGGTTTTATGCAGCAGATGCGATAAGAAAGAGAAATAATACAGCTAAAATAACAATGATATCTAATGAAGATGAGCTAACTTATTTTAGACCTGCATTATCTGATTTTATAAATGAAGAAGTTAAAGACAAGGATTTTTATGTAGTTGATAAAAGTTGGTATAATGAAAATAATATAGATGTAATTCTTGGAGTAACTGTAAATAAAATAAATGAAAATTCTAAAAAAGTTAACTTAGATAATAATACTGAAGTTAGCTATGATAAATTGATACTAGCTAATGGTAGTTCTAACTTTATACCACCTATAAAAGGTCATGATTTAGATGGTGTATATACTTTAAGAAATAAATCTGACTTAGAAAAAATTAAAAATAATTTAAATAATGCTAATAAAATAGTAGTAATAGGTGGAGGACTTTTAGGATTAGAAGCTGCTTATGAAATGAAATTAGCACAAAAAGATGTTACAGTTATAGAGGCTATGCCAAACTTACTATCTAAACAATTAGATAAAGATGGAAGTTTAATACTAGAGAATATACTTAAAGAAAATGGATTAAATTTAATGACAAATACGTTTTTAGAAAGTATAGAAGGAGAAGAAAAAGTAACTAAAGTAATATTTAAAGATGGAAGTTATTTAGATGCAGATATGGTTCTTTTCTCAATAGGAGTTAGATCAAACACAAGCATTACAAAAGAAACAAATATAAAGATAGATAAGGGTATAATAGTAGATAAAAATATGAAAACTTCAGTAAATGATATATATGCATGTGGAGATGTTGCTGAAATTGATTCAATGGTTTGGGCAATATGGCCAGCAGCAATAGACATGGGTAAAGTAGCAGGAGCTAATGCATGTGGAGATAATACTTCGTTTAAAGTTGAAAATTATTCTGTAATGCTTGATGTATTTGACACAAAAGTATTCAGCATTGGAGATATAAAGAATTCAAATGGATGTATAAGTTTAAATAATGATAATAAATATAAAAAATTATTCTTTAAAGATGATATTTTAACTGGAGCAATATTTATAAATGATTTAAGTTCAAATGTAAAAACTATAAGCTTGATTTTAGAAAAGGCAAATATAAGTGAAGTAATAAATAGCAATTTATTATAA
- a CDS encoding lysylphosphatidylglycerol synthase transmembrane domain-containing protein, with protein sequence METKKFLNKNIIQYSFLVFILGITSYLVYKTLDINMLGKVVKMVDKKFIFLGMCAVIAHMLLEGLVLKIVIDSIHKVQTRFIGFKLATMGFYYNLITPFASGSQPMQIYVLNKCKMPASKATAVIMNKSIIYQVVVTVYCSILVLLNTTILKELRGIMPLILIGIAINAFTLIMSMLVIYNPEKVKVATKFVIKRLAKFKLFKFLETKIDKIENFADEYSTSVNLFIKNKKALFLTTIITVIQLSVYFSISFWIYKAFNLTGHTYVHMLTLQAFLYMAISPIPTPGNAGASELAFFAIFKSVFPKPLMGYAVFLYGGFVYYAVLVGSGIFTMITHHTMKKKVEKVKENIKNESKEYVV encoded by the coding sequence ATGGAGACAAAGAAGTTTTTAAATAAAAACATAATACAATATAGTTTCTTAGTATTTATATTAGGAATAACAAGTTATTTAGTTTATAAAACTTTAGATATAAACATGCTTGGAAAAGTTGTAAAAATGGTAGATAAAAAATTTATATTTTTAGGTATGTGTGCAGTAATAGCTCATATGCTACTTGAAGGTTTAGTTTTAAAAATAGTGATAGATAGTATACACAAAGTTCAAACAAGATTTATAGGGTTTAAGTTAGCAACTATGGGATTTTATTATAATCTAATAACACCTTTTGCATCAGGTAGCCAACCAATGCAAATTTATGTTCTAAATAAATGTAAGATGCCTGCAAGTAAAGCCACAGCGGTTATCATGAACAAATCTATAATATATCAAGTCGTAGTTACTGTTTACTGTTCAATATTAGTATTATTAAATACAACAATATTAAAAGAATTAAGAGGGATTATGCCATTAATTTTAATTGGGATAGCTATAAATGCGTTTACTTTAATTATGTCAATGTTAGTTATATATAATCCAGAAAAAGTAAAGGTTGCTACTAAATTTGTAATAAAGCGTTTAGCTAAATTTAAATTATTTAAGTTTTTAGAAACTAAAATAGATAAAATAGAAAATTTTGCAGATGAATACAGTACTTCTGTTAATTTATTTATAAAAAATAAAAAAGCATTATTTTTAACTACAATTATAACAGTAATTCAATTAAGTGTTTATTTTAGTATTTCATTTTGGATATATAAAGCATTTAATTTAACTGGACACACATATGTTCATATGTTAACTTTACAAGCGTTTTTATATATGGCCATATCTCCAATACCAACTCCTGGAAATGCTGGAGCAAGCGAGTTAGCATTCTTTGCTATATTTAAAAGCGTATTTCCTAAGCCACTTATGGGCTATGCAGTATTCTTATATGGAGGATTTGTATATTATGCAGTATTAGTAGGTAGTGGAATATTTACTATGATAACTCATCACACTATGAAAAAGAAAGTTGAAAAGGTTAAAGAAAATATTAAAAACGAAAGTAAAGAATATGTAGTTTAA
- a CDS encoding phage holin family protein translates to MKKISLFIVVNAISLYLVSLLMSSVQISSFGSLIVLTIIFGVLNLTIKPILQFFSLPITFLTLGLFSLIINAIVLKLAFSLVPGVYLYGFLSAIGASILLSVANTIIYNVLD, encoded by the coding sequence ATGAAAAAAATATCTTTATTCATAGTGGTTAATGCTATATCCTTATACTTAGTATCATTACTAATGAGTAGTGTTCAAATTAGTTCATTTGGGTCTTTAATTGTATTAACAATTATATTTGGAGTTTTAAATTTAACTATTAAACCTATACTTCAATTTTTCTCTTTACCAATAACATTTTTAACTTTAGGTTTATTTTCTTTAATTATAAATGCAATTGTTTTAAAATTAGCCTTTAGTTTAGTTCCTGGTGTTTATTTATATGGATTTTTAAGTGCTATAGGAGCTTCTATACTACTTTCTGTAGCAAATACTATTATATATAATGTATTAGACTAA
- a CDS encoding L,D-transpeptidase family protein, whose amino-acid sequence MIDKKFIQIDMLPNYKYTIANSNLRKESSISSEILTVIPKLSKVELIEAYDEWSKIKYNFDVGYIHNELLSISKYTWSNLNLRERPSTESNSILIIPKKSKVEVIENLGDWSKIIYSDLSGYVFNYFLSDDGNKPGMLDYTYFYDDITRFVNENNIKSTTDYLLVTDLKNKYTYVFKKNNNIWENIYKWKSTVGKPSTPTITGIFYISGRKPSFGTDEYMVKYATRIKDGYYYHSILYDSTGSYVIDGRLGEALSHGCIRLSLDNAKWIYDNILDTTTVVIH is encoded by the coding sequence ATGATAGATAAAAAATTTATACAAATAGATATGTTACCAAATTATAAATATACAATTGCTAATTCTAATTTGAGAAAAGAAAGCTCAATCAGTTCTGAAATTTTAACTGTTATACCTAAATTATCAAAGGTAGAACTTATAGAAGCTTATGATGAATGGAGCAAAATTAAATATAACTTTGATGTAGGATATATACACAATGAACTTCTATCTATAAGCAAGTATACATGGAGTAACTTAAACTTAAGGGAAAGACCATCAACTGAGTCAAATTCTATTTTAATAATTCCTAAAAAAAGTAAGGTAGAAGTTATTGAAAATCTTGGAGACTGGAGTAAGATAATTTACAGTGACTTATCTGGCTATGTTTTTAATTATTTTTTATCTGATGATGGAAATAAACCTGGTATGTTAGATTATACTTATTTTTATGACGATATAACAAGATTTGTTAATGAAAATAACATAAAGAGTACAACAGATTATTTACTAGTGACAGATTTAAAAAATAAATATACTTATGTATTTAAGAAGAATAACAATATTTGGGAAAATATATATAAATGGAAAAGCACAGTAGGAAAGCCAAGCACTCCGACCATAACAGGTATTTTTTATATATCTGGCAGAAAACCTTCATTTGGAACTGATGAATATATGGTTAAGTATGCAACAAGAATAAAAGATGGATACTATTATCATTCTATACTTTATGATTCAACAGGAAGTTATGTTATAGATGGCAGATTAGGAGAAGCATTAAGTCATGGATGTATAAGATTAAGCTTAGATAATGCTAAGTGGATTTATGATAATATACTAGATACTACTACTGTAGTTATACATTGA